A portion of the Chromobacterium sp. IIBBL 290-4 genome contains these proteins:
- the crcB gene encoding fluoride efflux transporter CrcB: MWKSILAIAIGAASGALLRWFLGMRLNSLFPSLPPGTLAANLIGGYIIGLAVALFADMPGLSPLWRLLIITGFCGGLTTFSTFSAEVVDLLRQGQLLPAFSAIAVHVSGSLLMTLAGMASWQWMRR; this comes from the coding sequence GCCATTGGCGCCGCCTCCGGCGCGCTGCTGCGCTGGTTTCTCGGCATGCGCCTGAACAGCCTGTTTCCTTCGCTGCCGCCCGGCACCCTGGCGGCCAATCTGATAGGCGGCTACATCATAGGCCTGGCCGTCGCGCTGTTCGCCGACATGCCCGGCTTGTCTCCGCTGTGGAGGCTCCTGATCATCACCGGCTTCTGCGGCGGCCTCACCACCTTTTCCACGTTTTCGGCCGAAGTGGTGGACTTGCTGCGCCAAGGCCAATTGCTGCCCGCCTTCAGCGCCATCGCCGTTCACGTTAGCGGCTCCTTGCTGATGACCCTGGCCGGCATGGCAAGTTGGCAGTGGATGCGCCGGTAG
- a CDS encoding radical SAM/SPASM domain-containing protein — MNTTHVKSKYLIASAPFKPPGREEPSRILFATRSGKTFLIKEKTFQALEQNMLESIPPEIIEQLVECEALIPPTENEFEQILQINQSENKKNTTLSITIQPTANCQLGCHYCGQSHSKDNITQDLSIKMLDRIKSTISKNSHQYLHITWYGGEPILALKKIQSISNNLIEYCNENNIKYDGFMITNGLSLKPEVYKKLASTKINRFQITIDGVEPIHNENRPLKNGKGSFSTIIHNIEQVTSLSEYSGNKSHIIIRININQHNQDSVTELIDYLSEKNLQKKGISLSFNPISDWGGNNADRDSLSAADFSNKMISWIIYAINKGFAVGRQIPDRSFAPCMVVMPDNEVYDAFGNIYPCYEFPYTAQYEKPEYKIGNLQTIQLIKNDKAITREWYKDIHKNMSPCPNCPLFPVCGGGCAKHWYNGKSGCPSFKSNIQELLLLDYWMTIKKNNLAHKENANPSEILFNVQS; from the coding sequence ATGAACACAACCCATGTCAAATCAAAATACCTTATTGCATCCGCACCATTTAAACCACCCGGCAGAGAAGAGCCCAGCCGTATCCTGTTTGCAACACGAAGTGGAAAAACTTTCCTAATAAAAGAAAAAACCTTCCAAGCATTAGAGCAAAACATGCTCGAATCCATTCCACCAGAAATCATTGAACAGCTAGTAGAGTGTGAGGCACTTATCCCACCTACTGAAAACGAATTCGAACAGATTCTTCAAATAAATCAAAGTGAGAACAAAAAAAACACCACACTATCAATAACCATACAACCCACAGCAAATTGCCAGCTCGGTTGTCATTACTGCGGACAAAGCCATAGCAAAGATAATATTACACAAGACCTTAGCATTAAAATGCTAGACAGGATAAAAAGCACGATTAGTAAAAATTCACATCAGTATCTTCATATAACATGGTATGGTGGAGAGCCAATTTTGGCGTTAAAAAAAATCCAATCCATTAGTAATAATCTGATAGAGTATTGCAATGAGAATAATATAAAATATGATGGGTTTATGATTACAAACGGACTCAGCCTTAAGCCGGAGGTTTATAAGAAACTAGCATCCACAAAAATAAATCGATTTCAAATAACAATCGATGGAGTTGAACCTATACATAACGAAAACCGGCCATTAAAGAATGGGAAAGGGAGCTTTTCCACAATCATTCACAACATTGAACAAGTAACATCACTTTCCGAGTACTCTGGAAACAAAAGCCATATCATAATTCGCATCAACATAAATCAACACAACCAAGACTCAGTTACTGAATTAATCGACTACTTATCAGAAAAGAATTTACAAAAAAAAGGGATCAGCCTATCCTTCAATCCAATATCAGACTGGGGCGGAAACAATGCTGATCGAGACAGTCTAAGCGCGGCCGATTTTAGCAACAAAATGATTAGCTGGATCATATATGCAATCAATAAAGGCTTCGCCGTTGGCCGCCAAATTCCAGATCGAAGCTTTGCTCCATGCATGGTAGTAATGCCAGACAACGAGGTGTATGATGCATTTGGAAATATATATCCCTGCTATGAGTTTCCTTACACAGCCCAGTACGAGAAACCTGAATATAAAATTGGCAACTTACAAACCATTCAGCTGATTAAAAATGACAAGGCAATAACTCGAGAATGGTATAAAGACATTCATAAAAATATGTCTCCCTGTCCAAACTGCCCACTTTTCCCAGTTTGTGGAGGAGGATGTGCTAAACACTGGTACAACGGCAAGAGCGGCTGCCCGTCATTCAAGTCAAACATTCAAGAACTTTTATTACTAGACTATTGGATGACAATCAAAAAGAACAACCTCGCTCATAAAGAAAATGCAAATCCATCAGAAATTCTATTCAATGTCCAGTCCTGA